A region from the Anaerolineae bacterium genome encodes:
- a CDS encoding DNA polymerase III delta prime subunit: MNWNYYGNAAAVALLRSHISTGSLRQAYLFCGPSGVGRRTLALRFAQALNCLNPPQAGEHCGTCRACKLLAEMRHPDLEIVAAEQRGGVLRVEQIRELQHHLSLAPYEGRFRIALLLRFEEANLNAQNALLKTLEEPPPKVLILITAEDSESLLPTIVSRCEILRLRPMATQLLAQTLIEEQAAEASLATQIARLAAGRAGIALRLLHDPDERQKQYQIIADHLHLLSSSYLDRFALAERFAKEMTKAELVPMLESWLSFWRDVTLCTYADQQPLTYPTFHESIATIATQIGTEQCLQILMQLRQTLEILQGNANLRLVLEVLFLNLPRLSLPQSLLQSAWKDIQR, translated from the coding sequence ATGAACTGGAACTACTACGGCAACGCAGCGGCTGTTGCCCTTTTGCGTTCTCATATCTCTACAGGGTCTTTACGTCAGGCTTATCTGTTTTGTGGTCCAAGCGGAGTCGGTCGGCGTACACTTGCCTTGCGTTTTGCCCAGGCGTTGAATTGCCTCAACCCACCACAAGCCGGGGAACACTGCGGTACTTGCCGGGCCTGCAAACTGCTTGCCGAAATGCGCCACCCGGACCTGGAGATCGTTGCGGCGGAACAGCGCGGCGGTGTCTTGCGGGTCGAACAGATTCGCGAGCTTCAACATCACCTGTCTTTAGCGCCTTACGAAGGACGTTTTCGCATTGCCCTGCTGTTGCGCTTTGAGGAAGCGAATCTAAACGCACAAAACGCCCTGTTAAAAACCCTCGAAGAACCTCCGCCGAAGGTGCTCATCTTAATTACCGCTGAAGACAGCGAGAGCCTTTTGCCGACCATTGTTTCCCGCTGCGAAATCCTGCGCCTGCGCCCGATGGCAACCCAGTTGCTCGCCCAAACCCTCATCGAAGAACAGGCAGCCGAAGCATCCCTTGCCACGCAAATTGCCCGCCTGGCGGCTGGACGAGCAGGCATCGCGCTTCGTCTGCTCCATGATCCAGATGAACGCCAGAAACAGTACCAGATCATAGCGGATCACCTGCACTTATTGAGTTCTTCGTATCTGGATCGCTTTGCTTTGGCAGAACGATTTGCCAAAGAGATGACAAAAGCCGAGCTTGTCCCTATGCTCGAAAGCTGGTTGTCTTTCTGGCGAGATGTGACCCTCTGCACCTATGCGGATCAGCAACCTCTTACCTACCCCACCTTTCACGAATCCATTGCCACAATTGCAACCCAAATTGGAACGGAACAGTGCCTTCAGATTCTCATGCAGTTGCGCCAGACTCTGGAAATTCTGCAAGGCAACGCCAACCTTCGCTTAGTCCTGGAAGTGCTTTTTCTTAACCTACCTCGCCTGTCCCTGCCTCAATCCTTACTGCAATCTGCCTGGAAAGATATTCAAAGGTGA
- a CDS encoding TPR repeat: MVDELVQRKPLFRERKATFNPYRVLFLIVLILASIGVWRGVQQGAIKPAFYPTPTPTRSAASYIEEAEAYFLAGKIYDPDPAPPAPPRPDAIDTYQRALTIDPNNAEAWARLARIQTYSSALLSNDPSRLQRLSEARQSIDRAVELAPDNSTVRAIRAFVLDWYATNPLVGEEERQDLLAEAQTEALQAFQLNQNNALALAFYAEVLLDQLNWSQAEQYAAQAVQLDPDSMDAHRVYGTVLESTAQYNRAIQEYLEAARINPNLTFLYLYIGRNYLRLKLYDRALEFFARAANINAQLGVKDPLPNLEIAKTYTQQGEFFIAARNAEKALSLDPTNASTYGQLGIIMIRARNFEGAMPVLKCAVRGCSAEENEAAQNLVDEGLLESSVAVQGLALTNLTVAYYYVEYGTVLAFLSRPNQNYCPEARQVLNEVKASFSYDPIIMSIVADSEGICNRLESGQIYSITQTPQAETTQTPSPEVTPTPIVSP; this comes from the coding sequence ATGGTTGACGAACTTGTTCAACGAAAACCATTATTTCGGGAAAGAAAAGCGACCTTCAATCCCTACCGGGTTTTATTCCTGATCGTTTTGATCCTTGCCTCGATCGGAGTCTGGCGTGGTGTTCAACAAGGCGCCATAAAACCAGCCTTTTATCCTACCCCAACCCCCACTCGGAGCGCAGCCTCTTATATCGAGGAAGCCGAAGCTTACTTCCTTGCAGGAAAAATATACGATCCAGACCCCGCTCCGCCCGCTCCTCCTCGCCCAGATGCCATTGACACCTACCAACGTGCATTAACCATCGATCCCAACAATGCAGAAGCATGGGCACGCCTGGCGCGCATTCAGACTTACTCCTCAGCGCTGCTCAGCAACGATCCAAGCCGTTTGCAACGCCTCAGCGAAGCGCGTCAATCCATTGACCGCGCCGTCGAGTTGGCGCCGGATAACAGCACGGTGCGCGCCATACGCGCATTTGTCCTGGATTGGTATGCCACAAACCCCCTGGTGGGAGAAGAAGAACGCCAGGATCTGCTTGCCGAAGCCCAAACCGAGGCTCTTCAGGCGTTCCAACTGAATCAGAACAACGCCCTTGCCCTCGCCTTCTATGCCGAAGTACTGCTCGATCAACTCAACTGGAGTCAGGCGGAACAATATGCCGCCCAAGCCGTGCAGCTTGACCCTGACTCGATGGATGCCCATCGCGTCTACGGCACCGTTTTAGAATCCACTGCCCAATACAATCGCGCTATCCAGGAATACCTCGAAGCCGCGCGCATTAACCCCAACCTGACCTTTCTATACCTGTATATTGGACGGAATTACCTGCGCCTGAAACTTTACGACCGCGCCCTGGAATTTTTTGCCCGCGCCGCCAACATCAACGCCCAGCTCGGCGTCAAAGACCCCTTACCCAACCTTGAGATCGCCAAGACCTATACTCAGCAAGGCGAATTCTTCATCGCCGCCCGCAACGCCGAAAAGGCACTCAGCCTTGACCCAACCAACGCCAGTACCTATGGCCAATTGGGTATCATCATGATCCGCGCCCGCAACTTTGAAGGGGCAATGCCCGTATTGAAATGCGCCGTGCGCGGTTGCTCAGCAGAGGAAAACGAAGCCGCCCAAAACCTGGTAGACGAAGGCTTGCTCGAATCGAGTGTCGCTGTGCAGGGCTTAGCCCTCACCAATCTAACCGTGGCATACTATTATGTCGAGTATGGCACGGTGCTGGCTTTCCTCAGCCGACCTAACCAGAACTATTGCCCCGAAGCGCGACAAGTTCTCAACGAAGTGAAAGCCTCCTTCTCGTATGACCCGATCATCATGAGCATCGTTGCCGATAGTGAGGGCATCTGCAATCGCCTGGAGAGCGGGCAGATCTATTCCATCACACAAACTCCCCAGGCAGAGACCACTCAAACTCCGTCCCCAGAGGTAACACCGACGCCAATTGTCTCACCTTAA
- a CDS encoding Modification methylase has translation MSLHPSAFSELPLDQILQGDCVELLNALPEKSVDLIFADPPYNLQLRQPLWRPNMTRVEGVADEWDQFESFQAYDEFCSRWLTACRRVLKDSGTIWVIGTYHNIFRIGRLMQDLGFWILNDVVWIKTNPMPNFRGVRFTNAHETLIWASKFKGAKYTFNHHAMKSLNDDLQMRSDWVIPLCTGKERIKINGKKAHATQKPETLLYRVILASSRVGDVVLDPFLGSGTTAVVAKRLHRHWIGIEAQEDYVQIARQRIERVSAEPYCPPLFDVGDHRRLAPRVEFPRLLEAGLIQPGQRLYFRSDRAIVGFVKSDGKVWLEQGIEGSIHSVGKTLMNGSPCNGWQHWYFEDENGELKPLDLLRQRYRQLFGG, from the coding sequence ATGTCATTGCACCCGTCTGCTTTTTCGGAGCTTCCCCTCGATCAAATTTTGCAAGGCGATTGCGTTGAACTCTTGAACGCATTGCCGGAGAAATCGGTGGATTTGATCTTTGCCGATCCTCCCTATAATCTCCAATTGCGCCAGCCCTTATGGCGCCCGAATATGACCAGAGTGGAAGGCGTCGCCGATGAATGGGATCAATTTGAGAGTTTTCAAGCCTATGACGAATTCTGTTCACGTTGGTTAACTGCCTGTCGGCGCGTGTTGAAGGACAGCGGCACCATCTGGGTTATTGGCACCTATCACAATATTTTTCGCATTGGCAGGCTGATGCAGGATTTGGGGTTCTGGATTCTCAACGATGTGGTCTGGATCAAAACCAACCCAATGCCCAACTTTCGCGGCGTGCGCTTTACCAATGCCCATGAGACCTTGATCTGGGCAAGCAAGTTCAAAGGAGCGAAATACACCTTTAACCATCATGCGATGAAGTCTCTCAATGACGATTTGCAAATGCGCAGTGATTGGGTAATCCCCCTCTGCACGGGAAAAGAGCGGATCAAGATCAATGGCAAAAAAGCCCATGCCACGCAAAAACCGGAAACGTTGCTCTATCGCGTCATCCTTGCTTCCAGTCGAGTGGGGGATGTGGTTCTAGATCCTTTTCTGGGGAGTGGAACGACCGCCGTGGTGGCGAAGAGATTACACCGCCATTGGATTGGCATCGAAGCTCAAGAAGACTATGTCCAGATTGCGCGGCAGCGCATAGAACGGGTGTCCGCTGAGCCTTATTGTCCACCCTTATTCGATGTGGGAGACCACAGGCGACTGGCGCCGCGCGTAGAGTTTCCGCGCCTTCTGGAAGCCGGCTTGATCCAACCTGGACAAAGACTGTATTTTCGTAGCGATCGAGCGATCGTGGGATTTGTGAAATCAGATGGAAAAGTGTGGCTGGAGCAGGGCATCGAAGGCTCTATTCACAGTGTAGGAAAGACCTTGATGAACGGTAGCCCGTGTAATGGCTGGCAACACTGGTACTTTGAGGATGAGAATGGAGAGTTAAAGCCCCTTGACCTGCTGCGCCAGCGCTACCGCCAGCTTTTTGGAGGTTAG
- a CDS encoding Rubrerythrin: MTQTIEYLKTAFAGESQAIQKYLAFAKKAEQEGFKNIARLFRAAATAESIHAEGHLKAMDGVASTLENLQAAVQGETYEFTEMYPPMIEQAESEAHKAKRMFRYAAAAEAVHARLYQLALEAVQQGKDLEVEFYLCPVCGYIEIGKPGERCPICGNPPERFVLVN; the protein is encoded by the coding sequence ATGACTCAAACGATTGAGTACTTGAAGACTGCGTTTGCCGGTGAAAGCCAGGCAATTCAAAAGTATCTGGCTTTTGCCAAGAAAGCCGAACAAGAGGGGTTTAAGAATATTGCCCGCCTGTTCCGAGCCGCCGCAACCGCCGAGAGCATCCATGCGGAAGGTCACCTTAAGGCAATGGATGGCGTGGCTTCGACACTCGAGAACCTCCAGGCAGCCGTGCAAGGGGAAACCTATGAATTCACCGAGATGTATCCGCCCATGATCGAGCAGGCGGAAAGCGAAGCGCATAAGGCAAAGCGCATGTTCAGGTACGCAGCCGCCGCGGAAGCTGTGCATGCCCGCTTGTATCAACTGGCATTAGAAGCCGTTCAGCAGGGGAAAGACCTGGAAGTCGAATTTTATCTCTGCCCGGTGTGCGGCTACATCGAAATTGGCAAACCCGGCGAACGTTGTCCGATCTGTGGCAATCCACCTGAGCGCTTTGTTTTGGTGAATTAG